The following are encoded together in the Mugil cephalus isolate CIBA_MC_2020 chromosome 18, CIBA_Mcephalus_1.1, whole genome shotgun sequence genome:
- the LOC124995836 gene encoding uncharacterized protein LOC124995836 produces MANHHRARVTLTFGGLFTIVAAITFNSLSGYGTKSGVFQQTTEDVTVKYTTAITPAQWVFFVWDVLHVWIFAMFMYFLAGLCRRSAYEWMYTTPAVLPYGFHVSIILNICLNIAWLFLYDRELFLPVLIISALMTLSGYVILFFSCQGLKIYGAWLNKNHKADLWFFRILVQNGIAAYATWGNLSTFLNLTIYLQHETETSRCDCAMLSLLLLLMELLAWFLLENFYLDKHVRYIVTIYPVVILWLAGILCNSQSSESSYMYIFTASILAISSVAFLVRIALVTWKHVTRPIYDACGPSMSPIELAVMQRKIFL; encoded by the exons ATGGCAAACCACCACAGAGCCCGCGTTACACTCACGTTTGGTGGATTGTTTACCATTGTAGCTGCAATCACATTCAACTCTCTCTCGGGATATGGCACCAAATCAG GTGTCTTCCAGCAGACCACAGAGGATGTGACAGTCAAGTACACGACTGCCATAACCCCGGctcagtgggttttttttgtgtgggaTGTCCTGCATGTCTGGATTTTCGCCATGTTTATGTACTTTTTAGCTGGACTCTGCAGAAG GAGTGCATATGAGTGGATGTACACCACGCCTGCAGTGCTACCCTATGGATTTCACGTCTCCATTATCCTCAACATTTGCTTGAACATTGCGTGGTTGTTTCTGTATGACAGAGA GTTGTTTCTGCCCGTGCTGATAATCTCAGCACTGATGACACTTTCCGGTTACGTGATACTATTCTTCTCCTGTCAAGGACTGAAGATCTACGGAGCTTGGTTGAATAAAAATCACAAGGCAGATCTCTGGTTCTTCAGAAtattg GTGCAAAATGGAATTGCAGCATACGCGACATGGGGCAACCTCTCCACCTTTCTCAACCTGACGATATACTTACAGCATGAGACCGAAACCTCTAGATGTGACTGTGCGAtgctgtcactgctgctgctactgatgGAGCTGTTAGCCTG GTTTCTGTTGGAGAACTTCTACCTggacaaacatgtcaggtaCATCGTGACCATCTACCCCGTGGTAATCCTGTGGCTGGCGGGCATACTGTGCAACTCTCAATCTTCTGAAAGTAGTTACATGTACATCTTTACAG CTTCGATCCTGGCTATTTCCAGCGTCGCGTTTTTGGTGCGCATTGCGCTGGTCACATGGAAGCATGTGACCAGGCCGATCTACGATGCCTGTGGGCCCAGCATGTCACCAATAGAATTAGCTGTGATGCAAAGAAAAATCTTTCTATGA
- the LOC124995787 gene encoding uncharacterized protein LOC124995787 gives MVRAKMPFLQPNHSNHVLNHAVSVAVAVITQVISDIFFVLGKDSSVPNALFQTSFREVSETFPLEVTMDWWSENYCIIIDLWSKAWLLDAVVNLCRRNVFGPVSCNPELHPPVFYQLWATVNIARMYSMYLWSRQFILGAVLLQWIPPVFSFCMLYMSYSNLSKHKAWLAINSPSMISRIRYLTQNGLALFAWWSLLNALVGLGVVLKHKAGVPDPLVSTIVLTIVSLCIITWFVLQTFLLTKYMCHTFTVYAVVVMSLGSMFTRSYHIRDLAANTVYCGFIMLMTTIMSLIHLVTVCLCTDESSKPLVMEPLKFDDCVTVCQLEGSVKNNQLYNRHQI, from the exons ATGGTGAGGGCCAAGATGCCTTTCCTTCAGCCAAATCACAGCAACCATGTACTGAACCATGCTGTTAGCGTAGCAGTGGCAGTGATCACCCAGGTGATCTCAGACATCTTCTTTGTCCTGGGAAAGGACAGCAGCGTCCCCAATG CTCTGTTTCAAACCTCATTCAGAGAAGTGTCTGAGACCTTCCCCCTAGAGGTGACTATGGACTGGTGGTCTGAAAATTACTGCATTATAATTGACCTGTGGTCTAAGGCTTGGCTTCTGGATGCAGTGGTCAACCTTTGTAGAAG AAATGTTTTCGGCCCTGTGTCCTGCAATCCAGAGCTCCACCCTCCAGTGTTCTACCAGCTGTGGGCCACGGTTAATATTGCAAGGATGTACAGCATGTATCTGTGGAGCAGACA GTTTATACTTGGAGCTGTTCTGCTCCAGTGGATTCCACCAGTCTTCAGCTTCTGCATGCTCTACATGTCCTACTCCAACCTGAGCAAGCACAAAGCCTGGCTAGCCATAAACAGCCCGAGTATGATCTCACGGATACGTTACTTG ACCCAGAACGGGTTGGCCTTGTTTGCCTGGTGGTCTCTGCTGAACGCTCTGGTGGGTCTCGGCGTAGTTCTCAAACACAAGGCTGGTGTGCCGGACCCTCTGGTCAGCACCATCGTCCTCACCATTGTCTCCTTGTGCATTATCACTTG GTTCGTCCTCCAGACCTTTCTGCTCACCAAGTACATGTGCCACACATTCACCGTTTACGCAGTTGTCGTCATGAGCCTCGGATCAATGTTCACTAGAAGCTATCACATCCGCGACCTCGCAGCAAACACAGTTTACTGCG GGTTCATCATGCTGATGACAACAATCATGAGCTTGATCCATTTGGTCacggtgtgtttgtgcacggATGAGTCAAGCAAACCCCTTGTTATGGAGCCTCTTAAATTTGATGACTGTGTGACAGTGTGTCAACTGGAAGGCAGCGTCAAAAACAACCAACTGTACAACCGACatcaaatatga